Proteins from a genomic interval of Polaribacter sp. Q13:
- a CDS encoding 4'-phosphopantetheinyl transferase superfamily protein produces MHNIGNDIVDLNLAKIQSNWQRKGFLEKQFTKKEQKEIQDADNPFLKVWLFWSMKEAAYKCYTQKVEKRFFAPQKFECGLLSKTEGFVLFEDSKYCTSTSFKPSYIHTIAKETNNEVAIFSKIGSLKNTHIDLKIQLALETGVLSDEIVKVKTTVGAPLFYHKEKLLTKSCSISHHGNYGAFVFAL; encoded by the coding sequence ATGCATAATATTGGCAATGATATTGTTGATTTAAACCTTGCTAAAATCCAAAGTAATTGGCAACGAAAAGGGTTTTTGGAGAAACAGTTCACTAAAAAAGAACAAAAAGAAATTCAAGATGCAGACAATCCGTTTTTAAAAGTTTGGTTGTTTTGGTCTATGAAAGAAGCTGCATATAAATGTTATACTCAAAAGGTTGAAAAACGTTTTTTTGCACCACAAAAATTTGAATGTGGTTTACTTTCCAAAACAGAAGGATTTGTTCTTTTTGAAGATAGTAAATACTGTACAAGTACAAGTTTTAAGCCATCTTATATTCATACAATAGCCAAGGAAACGAATAATGAAGTTGCTATTTTTTCAAAGATAGGTTCATTAAAAAACACACATATCGATTTAAAAATACAATTGGCCCTAGAAACAGGCGTTTTATCCGATGAAATCGTAAAAGTAAAAACAACGGTTGGCGCTCCTTTGTTTTATCATAAGGAAAAACTACTAACCAAATCTTGCTCAATTTCTCATCATGGAAATTATGGTGCATTTGTTTTTGCGCTATAA
- a CDS encoding acyl carrier protein: protein MTKEEIISKLTVIVKPYIQNEEGFKNLSEETDFINDLEINSANLVDIILDVEDEFKIEIDNDSMEKMLSVKATIAVIQSKMDA, encoded by the coding sequence ATGACAAAAGAAGAAATTATATCGAAATTAACTGTTATTGTAAAACCTTATATTCAGAATGAAGAAGGTTTTAAAAATTTATCAGAAGAAACAGATTTTATAAATGATTTAGAAATAAATTCTGCAAACTTAGTAGATATTATTTTAGATGTAGAAGATGAATTTAAAATAGAAATAGATAACGATTCTATGGAAAAAATGCTTTCTGTAAAAGCAACTATTGCCGTAATTCAATCTAAAATGGATGCATAA
- a CDS encoding beta-ketoacyl synthase, with amino-acid sequence MKNRVVITGLGVVSPNGVGIPAFTNAIKSGISGITFHQNLKDKGFSCCIGGIPDVSEEKKAAYLTPLQLRGFNSTSILYGCMAGIDAWKDAGFSVDENSNLDYDSGLIFGTGTSGIEKFREAIYKIDDQNVRRLGSTSVVQTMASGISAYLGGILGLGNQVTTNSSACTTGTEALLLGFERIKNGKVKRMLVGSSSDSSLYTWGGFDAMRVMTYKHNETPEKGSRPMSETASGFVPGSGAGALVLESLESALERKATIYAEVLGGNINSGGQRNGGTLTAPNAEAVQKCITEAILDANISAEEIDVINGHLTATSKDSLEIENWTKALQRKGTDFPTINSLKSMVGHCLAASGAIESVASVLQIKEQFVFPNINCKDVHPEITALISSDKIPTKMIEKNITILAKASFGFGDVNACVIFKKYN; translated from the coding sequence ATGAAAAATAGAGTCGTAATTACTGGTTTAGGGGTTGTGTCGCCAAATGGCGTTGGTATACCAGCGTTTACAAATGCAATAAAATCTGGGATTTCAGGAATTACCTTTCATCAAAATTTAAAAGACAAAGGGTTTTCTTGTTGTATTGGTGGAATCCCTGATGTATCTGAAGAAAAAAAAGCAGCGTATTTAACACCTTTACAATTACGAGGCTTTAATAGTACCTCAATTTTATACGGTTGTATGGCAGGAATTGACGCTTGGAAAGACGCTGGTTTTTCTGTGGATGAAAACTCTAATTTAGACTATGATTCTGGTTTAATTTTTGGAACAGGAACCTCGGGAATTGAGAAATTTAGAGAAGCAATTTATAAAATTGATGATCAAAATGTAAGACGTTTAGGAAGTACTTCTGTGGTGCAAACAATGGCAAGCGGAATTTCTGCTTATTTAGGCGGAATTTTAGGTTTAGGAAACCAAGTAACCACAAATTCATCTGCTTGTACAACAGGTACAGAAGCACTGTTATTGGGTTTTGAACGTATTAAAAACGGAAAAGTAAAAAGAATGTTGGTTGGGAGTTCGAGCGACAGTAGTTTGTATACTTGGGGTGGATTTGATGCAATGAGAGTGATGACTTATAAGCACAATGAAACGCCAGAAAAAGGATCGAGACCTATGAGTGAAACTGCATCTGGGTTTGTTCCTGGAAGTGGAGCAGGTGCCTTAGTTTTAGAATCGTTAGAAAGCGCTTTAGAAAGAAAAGCAACAATTTATGCAGAGGTTTTAGGTGGTAATATAAATTCTGGGGGACAAAGAAATGGAGGAACGTTAACTGCGCCAAATGCAGAAGCAGTTCAGAAATGTATTACAGAAGCAATTTTAGATGCTAATATTTCTGCGGAAGAAATTGATGTAATAAACGGCCATTTAACAGCCACCTCAAAAGACAGTTTAGAAATAGAAAATTGGACCAAAGCATTGCAAAGAAAAGGAACTGATTTTCCAACTATTAACTCTTTAAAATCTATGGTTGGCCATTGTTTGGCCGCTTCTGGTGCTATTGAATCTGTAGCTTCCGTTTTGCAAATTAAAGAACAATTTGTGTTTCCTAATATTAATTGTAAAGATGTGCATCCAGAAATTACAGCATTAATTTCTTCGGATAAAATTCCGACAAAAATGATTGAGAAAAACATTACTATTTTAGCAAAAGCAAGTTTTGGTTTTGGTGATGTAAATGCTTGTGTTATCTTTAAAAAATATAATTAA
- a CDS encoding 3-hydroxyacyl-ACP dehydratase FabZ family protein produces MNPIEIIKNLPYTNPFLFVDEITEISENGVTGNYTFKENAFFYEGHFKGNPITPGVILTETMAQIGVVCLGIYLLKDEISSEEKKPQIALTSNNIDFYLPVLPNEKVTVISEKEYFRFNKLKCKVKMMNEKNELVCRGTISGMILI; encoded by the coding sequence ATGAACCCAATAGAAATTATAAAAAATCTTCCTTATACAAATCCATTTTTGTTTGTTGATGAAATCACGGAAATTTCAGAAAACGGAGTTACTGGAAATTATACATTTAAAGAGAATGCCTTTTTTTATGAAGGTCATTTTAAAGGAAATCCGATTACGCCAGGTGTTATTTTAACAGAAACAATGGCACAAATTGGTGTTGTTTGTTTGGGTATTTATTTATTAAAAGACGAAATTTCTTCCGAAGAAAAAAAACCACAAATTGCGTTAACCTCTAATAATATAGATTTTTATTTACCTGTTTTACCAAATGAAAAAGTAACGGTAATTTCAGAAAAAGAATATTTTAGATTCAATAAATTGAAGTGCAAAGTAAAAATGATGAATGAGAAAAATGAATTGGTTTGCAGAGGAACTATTTCTGGAATGATATTAATTTAG
- a CDS encoding transposase, protein MKYEVLIEDSFYHIYNCGNNKENIFIEEQNYVYFLQLAKKHLSKTADILVYCLLKNHFHFLIKTKENRTSKEISQSFSNLFNAYSKSINKKYGRSGSLFKDRFSRIKLDSEEYLKKLILYIHLNPTHHQFVDDFRTYKHSSYNSILSDKITSLLRDSVINIFEDKQNFIDAHKIKEVTILESLSLE, encoded by the coding sequence ATGAAATATGAAGTTTTAATAGAAGATTCTTTTTATCACATTTATAATTGTGGAAACAATAAAGAAAATATTTTTATTGAAGAACAGAACTATGTTTATTTCTTACAATTAGCAAAAAAGCACCTTTCTAAAACCGCTGATATTTTAGTATATTGTTTATTGAAAAATCATTTTCATTTTTTAATTAAAACGAAAGAAAATAGAACATCAAAAGAAATATCTCAATCATTTTCAAACTTATTTAATGCGTATTCAAAAAGTATAAATAAAAAATATGGAAGAAGTGGAAGCTTATTTAAAGACCGGTTTTCAAGAATAAAATTAGATAGTGAGGAATATCTTAAAAAATTAATTTTATATATTCATTTAAACCCAACACACCATCAATTTGTAGATGATTTTAGAACCTATAAACATTCTTCCTACAATTCTATTTTATCAGATAAAATAACAAGTTTATTAAGAGACTCTGTTATTAATATTTTTGAAGACAAACAAAATTTTATCGACGCTCATAAAATTAAGGAAGTAACTATTTTAGAATCCTTAAGTTTAGAGTAA
- a CDS encoding type III polyketide synthase, with protein MKVKITSVAKQLPKYHRETKDIIPFVKLWMQDQDTRFQRKVIKLFEGAGVDKRYSIMDPEKVFIATSFEEKNDIYAREVVKLAEQSLKKSLEKASLKPTDIDYIITVSCTGIMIPSMDAYLINSLQMKQDIVRLPVTEMGCAAGVSGIIYAKNFLKANPNKRAVVIAVEAPTATFQLEDYSMTNIVSAAIFGDGASAVILSSYDDDKGPAIIDESMYHFYDATAMMGFKLVNTGLQMILDKEVPQKISDHFPAIVHPFLERNNLTIDDVDHLIFHPGGKKIVQTVEDLFGVLGKNIDDTKEVLRLYGNMSSATVLYVLERFMDRNPAKGERGLMLSFGPGFSAQRILLEW; from the coding sequence ATGAAAGTAAAAATAACATCGGTAGCAAAACAACTACCAAAATATCACAGAGAAACAAAAGATATTATTCCGTTTGTAAAATTATGGATGCAAGATCAAGATACCCGTTTTCAAAGAAAAGTGATTAAACTTTTTGAAGGAGCAGGTGTAGACAAGCGCTATTCTATTATGGATCCTGAGAAAGTTTTTATCGCAACTTCTTTCGAGGAAAAAAACGATATTTATGCAAGAGAAGTCGTAAAATTAGCAGAACAATCTTTAAAAAAATCATTAGAAAAAGCGAGTTTAAAACCTACGGATATCGATTATATAATTACAGTAAGTTGTACCGGAATTATGATTCCGTCTATGGATGCATATTTGATTAATTCCCTGCAAATGAAACAAGATATTGTACGTTTACCTGTTACAGAAATGGGTTGTGCAGCAGGAGTTTCTGGAATTATTTATGCTAAGAATTTTTTAAAGGCAAATCCCAATAAAAGAGCAGTCGTAATTGCAGTAGAAGCACCAACAGCAACGTTTCAGTTAGAAGATTATTCGATGACAAATATTGTAAGTGCTGCTATTTTTGGTGATGGAGCTTCTGCAGTTATTTTATCTTCTTATGATGACGATAAAGGGCCAGCAATTATTGATGAATCGATGTATCATTTTTATGATGCCACTGCTATGATGGGTTTTAAATTGGTAAATACAGGTTTACAAATGATATTGGACAAGGAAGTTCCTCAGAAAATATCAGACCATTTTCCGGCAATTGTACATCCTTTTTTAGAACGAAATAATTTAACGATTGATGATGTAGACCACTTAATTTTTCATCCTGGAGGAAAGAAAATTGTACAAACGGTAGAAGATTTATTCGGTGTTTTAGGCAAAAATATAGACGATACAAAAGAAGTTTTACGTTTGTACGGTAATATGTCCAGCGCAACTGTTTTGTATGTTTTAGAACGATTTATGGATCGGAATCCGGCAAAAGGAGAAAGAGGTTTAATGTTGAGTTTTGGTCCTGGGTTTTCGGCACAACGAATATTGTTGGAGTGGTAA
- a CDS encoding methyltransferase domain-containing protein: MDFFISTKNRTDKEELMDDFSIGGDLLRDTLDKLENINRYLGGNLVTLNSLKKVLKNHPKEKELTIVDIGCGHGDILRDVAKFGRKKGYKMTLLGIDANPTAIAYANELSTEFPELSFKTEDIFSDTFKNRQFDVVLATLFLHHFKEEQLVSFLGDTLKQTKIGIVINDLHRHKLAYYLFMLLSLFIKNKMIIEDGLTSVLRGFKRKDLERISQKLNVKAQISWKWAFRFQWILKR; the protein is encoded by the coding sequence ATGGATTTTTTTATCAGCACAAAAAATAGAACAGACAAAGAAGAATTAATGGACGATTTTTCTATTGGCGGAGATTTGCTGCGAGATACTTTAGATAAGTTAGAAAATATAAATCGGTATTTAGGTGGAAATTTAGTAACTTTAAATTCCCTGAAAAAAGTATTAAAAAACCACCCAAAAGAAAAAGAGTTAACCATTGTCGATATTGGTTGTGGTCATGGAGATATTTTAAGAGATGTAGCAAAATTTGGAAGAAAGAAAGGCTATAAAATGACGTTGTTAGGTATTGATGCAAACCCAACAGCAATAGCATACGCAAATGAATTATCAACAGAATTCCCAGAACTCAGTTTTAAAACGGAAGATATTTTTTCTGATACCTTTAAAAACAGACAATTTGATGTGGTATTAGCAACATTATTCTTGCATCATTTTAAAGAAGAACAATTGGTTTCTTTTTTAGGAGACACTTTAAAACAGACAAAAATAGGAATTGTTATAAACGATTTACATCGACATAAATTGGCGTATTATTTATTTATGTTGTTGTCACTTTTTATTAAAAATAAAATGATTATTGAAGACGGATTAACATCTGTTTTAAGAGGATTCAAAAGAAAAGATTTAGAAAGAATCTCTCAAAAATTAAATGTAAAAGCACAAATTTCTTGGAAATGGGCATTTCGTTTTCAATGGATATTGAAACGTTAA
- a CDS encoding NAD(P)/FAD-dependent oxidoreductase: MKKPIKADSYNKSNLVADVIIIGGGLAGLCNAIHLSKFNKKVLLIEKNEYPKHKVCGEYISNEVLPYLDFLEINPFDFGAVKIENFQLSTTKNNLISAKLPLGGFGISRYQLDLILSEKAIKNGVTILKDSVVNVDFVNDVFSVETKENNTFTSKITIGAFGKRSLLDVKMEREFIKKKSPYLGVKIHVKGSFKEDLVALHNFKGGYCGVSKVENNAINLCYITNYASFKKYKNIDDFQEQVVFKNQFLKEIFNNSQAIFEKPLTISQISFETKKPVENHILMCGDSAGMIHPLCGNGMSMAIQSAQIASKLILNYLKGEIESRNELEKQYIRQWNKKFSLRLKAGHFIAMLFRKERIAAILLQILKKLPFLLPIIIKQTHGKPMKI; encoded by the coding sequence ATGAAAAAACCTATAAAAGCAGATAGCTATAATAAAAGCAATTTAGTTGCAGATGTAATTATTATTGGTGGCGGTTTAGCGGGTTTATGCAATGCAATTCATTTATCAAAATTTAATAAAAAGGTTTTGTTAATTGAGAAAAATGAATACCCGAAACACAAGGTTTGCGGTGAATATATTTCGAATGAAGTGTTACCTTATTTAGATTTTTTAGAGATTAATCCGTTTGATTTTGGAGCTGTTAAAATTGAAAACTTTCAATTATCAACTACAAAGAATAATCTTATTTCGGCAAAATTACCTTTGGGTGGATTTGGGATTTCTCGTTATCAATTAGATCTTATTTTATCAGAAAAAGCAATAAAAAACGGTGTAACAATTTTAAAAGATTCTGTAGTAAATGTTGATTTTGTAAACGATGTTTTTTCTGTTGAAACGAAAGAAAATAATACTTTCACTTCAAAAATTACCATTGGAGCTTTTGGAAAACGTTCTTTATTAGATGTAAAAATGGAACGTGAGTTTATCAAAAAAAAATCACCTTATTTAGGAGTTAAAATTCATGTAAAAGGGAGCTTTAAAGAAGATTTAGTAGCGCTTCATAACTTTAAAGGTGGTTATTGTGGTGTTTCAAAAGTGGAAAATAATGCGATTAATTTGTGTTACATCACCAATTATGCATCCTTTAAAAAGTATAAAAATATTGATGATTTTCAGGAACAAGTCGTTTTTAAAAATCAATTTTTAAAAGAAATTTTTAATAATTCTCAAGCTATTTTTGAGAAGCCATTAACCATTAGTCAAATTTCTTTTGAAACCAAAAAACCAGTAGAAAACCATATTTTAATGTGCGGAGATTCTGCAGGAATGATTCATCCGCTTTGCGGAAACGGAATGAGTATGGCAATTCAGTCTGCACAAATTGCCTCTAAATTGATTTTAAATTACTTAAAAGGTGAAATTGAGTCAAGAAACGAGCTCGAAAAGCAATATATTAGACAGTGGAATAAAAAATTTAGTTTGCGTTTAAAAGCAGGTCATTTTATTGCAATGTTGTTTCGAAAAGAAAGAATTGCAGCTATTTTGTTGCAAATTTTAAAGAAACTACCTTTTTTATTACCAATTATAATTAAGCAAACACATGGTAAACCAATGAAAATTTAA
- the dinB gene encoding DNA polymerase IV, translated as MKLQPPFRKIIHVDMDAFYASVAELDNPELRGKAIAVGGEGRRGVISAASYEARKFGVKSAMSGMLAKQKCPHLIFVDSDFARYKEISQQVREIFYEYTDLVEPLSLDEAYLDVTENKKGNPSANAIAREIRDRIFEKTGLRASAGISINKFIAKVASDINKPNGQKTVHPDEVIQFLEELPVNKFYGVGKVTAAKMYNLGIFVGNDLKKKTLEELVKSFGKSGAHYYNIVRGIHNSAVKPNRIRKSVAAERTFSENISSEIFMIEKLEKIAEELERRMLKSDTKGKTITLKIKYSDFTQQTRSKTKDYFMQTKKDFFPVVKELLFQDKITNSVRLLGLSFGNLNTENKEPVWVQLKFEF; from the coding sequence ATGAAATTGCAACCTCCTTTTAGAAAAATAATTCATGTAGATATGGATGCTTTTTATGCATCTGTAGCAGAATTAGATAATCCAGAATTAAGGGGGAAAGCAATTGCAGTTGGTGGTGAAGGAAGAAGAGGTGTAATTTCTGCAGCAAGTTATGAAGCTCGTAAGTTTGGTGTTAAATCTGCTATGAGCGGTATGTTAGCTAAACAAAAATGTCCGCATTTAATTTTTGTGGATAGCGATTTTGCTCGTTACAAAGAAATATCACAACAGGTTAGAGAAATTTTTTATGAATATACAGATTTGGTAGAGCCGCTTTCTTTAGATGAAGCTTATTTGGATGTTACAGAAAATAAGAAAGGAAATCCGTCTGCAAATGCCATTGCGAGAGAAATTAGAGATCGAATTTTTGAAAAAACTGGATTAAGAGCCTCCGCAGGCATTTCTATAAACAAGTTTATAGCAAAAGTTGCTTCGGATATTAACAAGCCAAACGGACAAAAAACAGTCCATCCAGATGAGGTAATTCAGTTTTTAGAGGAGTTACCAGTCAATAAATTTTATGGAGTAGGTAAAGTTACTGCAGCTAAAATGTACAATTTAGGAATCTTTGTTGGGAATGATTTAAAGAAAAAAACGTTAGAAGAATTGGTTAAATCCTTCGGAAAATCTGGTGCTCATTATTATAATATCGTCCGTGGAATCCATAATAGTGCTGTAAAACCAAACAGAATTAGAAAGTCTGTTGCTGCAGAAAGGACTTTTAGCGAAAACATTTCTTCTGAAATTTTTATGATAGAAAAGTTAGAGAAAATTGCTGAAGAGTTAGAAAGACGGATGCTAAAATCTGATACTAAAGGGAAAACAATAACTTTAAAAATTAAGTATTCAGATTTTACACAACAGACAAGAAGTAAGACAAAAGATTATTTTATGCAGACAAAGAAGGACTTTTTTCCTGTAGTAAAAGAATTGTTATTTCAAGATAAAATTACCAATTCAGTACGTTTATTGGGCTTGTCTTTTGGTAATTTAAACACTGAGAATAAAGAACCAGTTTGGGTGCAATTAAAGTTTGAATTTTGA
- a CDS encoding iron-sulfur cluster assembly accessory protein translates to MIKVSDTAKKKVIELMTDDGFNAVTDFVRVGVKSGGCSGLSYDLTFDNKQEENDKVFVENGVKIIVDKKSFLYLVGTTLEYSGGLNGKGFVFNNPNANRTCGCGESFSL, encoded by the coding sequence ATGATAAAAGTTTCAGACACAGCAAAAAAGAAAGTCATAGAATTAATGACTGACGATGGCTTTAATGCAGTAACCGATTTTGTTCGAGTTGGTGTAAAAAGTGGTGGTTGTTCAGGTTTATCTTACGATTTAACTTTTGATAACAAACAAGAAGAAAACGATAAAGTTTTTGTAGAAAATGGTGTTAAAATCATAGTCGACAAAAAAAGCTTTTTATATTTAGTAGGAACAACCTTAGAATATTCTGGAGGTTTAAACGGAAAAGGGTTTGTCTTTAACAACCCAAACGCAAACAGAACATGTGGTTGTGGAGAAAGTTTCTCTCTTTAA
- the sufB gene encoding Fe-S cluster assembly protein SufB, whose product MAKYTEDDLEKELETQEYKYGFYTDIESDTFPVGLSEDVVRAISKKKNEPEWMTEWRLEAYRIWEKMEEPDWANVNYEKPKFQDIAYYSAPKKKPKLNSLDEVDPELLDTFKRLGISLDEQKKLANVAVDIVMDSVSVATTFKKTLGEKGIIFMPISEAIQEHPELVRKYLGTVVPTTDNFYAALNSAVFSDGSFCYIPKGVRCPMELSTYFRINEGGTGQFERTLVVADKGSYVSYLEGCTAPSRDENQLHAAVVELIAMDDAEIKYSTVQNWYPGNKEGKGGVYNFVTKRGLCENNAKISWTQVETGSAVTWKYPSCILKGNNSVGEFYSIAVTNNFQQADTGTKMIHLGKNTKSTIISKGISAGNSQNSYRGLVHVGARAENARNFSQCDSLLMGNACGAHTFPYIEAKNKSAQIEHEATTSKIGEDQLFYCNQRGIDTEKAIALIVNGFSKEVLNKLPMEFAVEAQKLLEISLEGSVG is encoded by the coding sequence ATGGCAAAATATACCGAAGACGATTTAGAAAAAGAATTAGAAACCCAAGAATATAAATACGGTTTTTATACAGATATAGAAAGCGACACATTTCCTGTAGGATTAAGTGAAGATGTTGTACGTGCAATTTCTAAGAAGAAAAACGAGCCAGAATGGATGACTGAATGGCGTTTAGAAGCTTATAGAATTTGGGAAAAAATGGAAGAACCAGATTGGGCAAATGTTAATTACGAGAAACCAAAGTTTCAAGACATTGCGTATTATTCTGCTCCAAAAAAGAAACCTAAATTAAATAGTTTAGATGAAGTAGATCCAGAATTATTAGACACTTTTAAGCGTTTAGGAATTTCTTTAGATGAACAAAAAAAATTAGCCAATGTAGCAGTAGATATTGTTATGGATTCTGTTTCCGTTGCTACTACTTTTAAGAAAACATTAGGTGAAAAAGGTATTATTTTTATGCCAATTTCAGAAGCAATTCAAGAACACCCAGAATTGGTTAGAAAATATTTAGGAACCGTTGTACCAACAACAGACAACTTTTATGCAGCATTAAATTCGGCAGTTTTTTCTGATGGATCTTTCTGTTACATACCAAAAGGCGTTCGTTGTCCGATGGAACTTTCTACCTATTTTAGAATTAATGAAGGTGGAACAGGACAGTTTGAAAGAACTTTAGTTGTTGCAGACAAAGGTAGTTATGTTTCTTATTTAGAAGGATGTACTGCACCAAGTAGAGATGAAAATCAATTACACGCCGCTGTTGTAGAGTTAATTGCAATGGACGATGCAGAAATTAAATATTCTACAGTACAAAACTGGTATCCTGGTAATAAAGAAGGAAAAGGTGGTGTTTACAATTTTGTAACCAAAAGAGGATTGTGTGAAAACAATGCTAAAATTTCTTGGACTCAAGTAGAAACAGGTTCTGCTGTAACTTGGAAATATCCTTCTTGTATTTTAAAAGGAAATAACTCTGTAGGTGAATTTTATTCAATTGCAGTAACTAATAATTTTCAACAAGCAGATACCGGAACTAAAATGATTCACTTGGGTAAAAACACCAAGTCTACCATTATTTCTAAAGGAATTTCTGCTGGTAATTCTCAAAACTCTTATAGAGGTTTGGTACATGTTGGCGCAAGAGCAGAAAATGCACGTAACTTTTCGCAATGTGATTCTTTATTGATGGGTAATGCATGTGGAGCGCACACGTTTCCGTACATAGAAGCTAAAAATAAATCGGCACAAATAGAACACGAAGCAACTACAAGTAAAATTGGTGAAGACCAATTATTTTACTGTAACCAACGTGGTATAGATACAGAAAAAGCAATTGCTTTAATTGTAAACGGATTTAGTAAAGAGGTTTTAAATAAATTACCAATGGAATTTGCTGTGGAAGCTCAAAAATTATTGGAAATCAGTTTAGAAGGAAGTGTTGGATAA
- the sufC gene encoding Fe-S cluster assembly ATPase SufC — MLKIENLQASIDDKSILKGLNLEVKAGEVHAIMGPNGAGKSTLANIIAGKEDYEVTAGTIELNGEDISELAPEERAHNGVFLSFQYPVEIPGVSVTNFIKTAINETRKSKGLEDMPAKDMLKMIREKSELLEIDRKFLSRSLNEGFSGGEKKRNEIFQMAMLEPKLAILDETDSGLDIDALRIVANGVNKLKSKDNAVIVITHYQRLLDYIVPDFVHVLYDGKIVKSGDASLALELEAKGYDWIKQELV, encoded by the coding sequence ATGTTAAAAATAGAAAATTTACAAGCAAGTATAGACGATAAATCAATTTTAAAAGGATTGAATTTAGAAGTAAAAGCAGGTGAAGTACACGCAATTATGGGACCTAATGGAGCTGGAAAAAGTACCTTAGCAAACATTATTGCCGGAAAAGAAGATTATGAAGTTACTGCCGGAACTATTGAATTAAATGGTGAAGATATTAGCGAATTAGCACCAGAAGAAAGAGCACATAACGGTGTATTTTTATCTTTTCAATATCCCGTAGAAATTCCTGGAGTTTCTGTAACCAACTTTATTAAAACGGCTATTAACGAAACTCGTAAATCTAAAGGTTTAGAAGACATGCCTGCAAAAGACATGTTAAAAATGATCAGAGAAAAATCTGAATTATTAGAAATAGACCGTAAATTCTTATCTCGTTCTTTAAACGAAGGTTTTTCTGGAGGAGAAAAGAAACGTAACGAAATTTTTCAAATGGCAATGCTAGAACCAAAATTAGCTATTCTAGATGAAACAGATTCTGGTTTAGATATTGATGCTTTGCGTATTGTTGCAAACGGAGTTAACAAATTAAAATCTAAAGACAACGCTGTTATTGTAATTACACACTACCAACGTTTATTAGATTATATCGTACCAGATTTTGTACACGTTTTATACGATGGTAAAATTGTAAAAAGTGGCGACGCTTCTTTAGCTTTAGAGTTAGAAGCTAAAGGATACGATTGGATAAAGCAAGAACTTGTATAA